One window of the Colletotrichum lupini chromosome 9, complete sequence genome contains the following:
- a CDS encoding cell differentiation family protein → MMPAQHVYGHHQFNPQTDSAWMHQQSNQHHHAQQAAAAAASAVQQQQQQQQQQQQQQQQQQQQQQQQQQQQQHYNRLASGHSAVPSLGNAHAPEGSHDNISEDNRRTMAYIADLLSESTREAALLELSKKREQVPELALILWHSFGVMTSLLQEIISVYTLLNPSQLTAAASNRVCNALALLQCVASHNDTRTLFLNAHIPLFLYPFLNTTSKSRPFEYLRLTSLGVIGALVKNDSSEVINFLLTTEIIPLCLRIMETGSELSKTVAIFIVQKILLDDNGLNYICATYERFYAVGTVLSNMVAQLVEQQTARLLKHVVRCFLRLSDNARAREALRQCLPEPLRDATFSSVLRDDAATKRCLAQLLINLSDNVVEPTQGGHPGL, encoded by the exons ATGATGCCCGCTCAGCACGTTTACGGACACCATCAGTTTAATCCACAGACTGACTCGGCATGGATGCATCAGCAGTCTAATCAACATCACCATGCTCAGcaagctgctgctgccgccgctTCTGCCgtacagcagcagcaacagcaacagcagcagcagcagcagcagcagcaacaacaacaacaacagcaacaacagcagcagcagcagcagcagcactaCAATAGACTTGCTAGTGGGCATTCTGCGGTTCCATCTCTTGGCAATGCGCATGCCCCGGAAGGCAGCCACGACAATATATCCGAGGACAATCGAAGAACAATGGCTTACATTGCTGATCTGCTCAGCGAGAGCACCCGTGAGGCAGCTCTTCTGGAGCTGAGCAAGAAGCGAGAACAGGTTCCCGAGCTTGCGCTCATATTGTGGCATTCGTTCG GAGTCATGACATCGCTACTACAGGAGATCATCTCGGTCTACACTCTCTTGAACCCTTCGCAACTCACTGCTGCGGCTTCCAATAGGGTATGCAACGCGCTAGCACTTCTTCAGTGTGTTGCCTCCCACAATGATACGCGCACGTTGTTTCTTAATG CCCATATTCCTTTATTCCTATATCCCTTCCTCAACACGACCTCGAAATCGAGACCTTTCGAATACCTACGCCTGACGTCGCTAGGCGTCATTGGCGCCCTCGTCAAGAACGACTCTTCCGAGGTCATCAACTTTTTGCTCACCACAGAGATCATTCCTCTCTGCCTACGTATTATGGAGACAGGCTCAGAGCTGAGCAAAACTGTGGCGATTTTCATTGTGCAAAAGATCTTATTGGACGACAATGGGCTCAACTACATTTGCGCTACCTACGAACGCTTTTACGCGGTGGGCACTGTCCTCAGCAACATGGTCGCTCAACTCGTCGAGCAGCAGACAGCTCGGCTTCTGAAGCACGTTGTCAGATGCTTTCTCCG ATTGAGCGACaacgcgcgcgcgcgcgaggCTTTGCGCCAGTGCCTCCCAGAACCCCTCCGAGATGCGACCTTTTCTTCGGTACTTCGAGACGACGCTGCGACCAAGAGATGTTTGGCCCAGCTCCTTATAAACCTGTCAGACAATGTCGTCGAACCGACCCAAGGGGGGCACCCTGGTCTTTGA